GGATCTTTATTCTTTATCATAAGCTCTGTTATATGTCTTTATAGTCATAGTATTGACACTTTAATTTATGGACGACTTTTGCAAGGGTTTGGAGCTGCTGCTGGTGGCGTAATTGCAACTGTAGCAGTAAAAGATGCTTTTGAAATAGAAAAACAAGGCTCAATATTTGCAATTATGAATATTGCTTTTGCTCTAGCTCCTGCTATTGGTGCCATAATTGGTGTTTTTATTCAAGCTCATGTTATATTTTTAGTTTTACTAGGTGCTGCACTTTTTCTTTTTATGAAGGTTTTATTATTTTTTCCTGAAACAAATAGAAACTTAAATAAAGATGCTCTAAAAACTAAACATTTTGTAAGAAATTATTTAGTTTTATTTAAAGATCATCAATTTGTTGTAGCAACTTTATTGCTAGGCTTAAATATAAGTATTATTTATGGATGCTTAGTCGAAATCCCCGATATTCTTTTAAATAAATTACATCTAGATAAAATAAAATTTTTACACTTCCTAATTTTAATAGTATCTGCTGTTATTATTGGTAGCCTAATTTGTGCAAGACTAAGTAAATCAGTACCATACAAAAATCTCATAACTACAGGAATGCTCATAAGTTTACTTTCAGGCTTTTTATGTAGCATAATATTTAAATATTTAGATGGCATGTGGTTAATGTTTGGCCTAACATTCGTACTTTCCCTAACATTTGTTGGAGTATCTTTTACAGTACCTCTACTCACCCCAATCGCTTTAGAAAATTTCAATGCGACTGCTGGAGCCGCTTCATCTATAATGGGATTCTCACAAATGGGTATAGCCTCATTAACTACAGCAATAATGAGCCAACTAACTTTTGGTACTGAAACGACACTATCATTAGCATTTATAATATTACCACTCATCGGTCTTTTAATATTTATCCCTTATAGTTGTTATTTCTTAAAAAAATAATTACTATTTGTACTAGTTAAACTTATAAAAATTCTTCTATAAAATGCAAGATTATAGTGCAAAATCGCTTGAAGTCTTAACAGGCCTAGAACCTGTCAAGAAAAGACCTGGAATGTACACAAACACAGAAAACCCAAACCATTTAATACAAGAAATAGTTGATAACAGCGTCGATGAGGTTTTAGCTGGATTTGCAGATAAAATAGAAATCAATTTATATAATGATGGCTCTATTGAAGTTATAGACAATGGTCGTGGAATGCCTGTTGATATTCATCCAGAGCATCAAATGTCTGGTATCGAACTAATAATGACTAAGCTACATTCCGGGGGTAAATTTAATAATAAAAATTATACTCATTCTGGAGGTCTTCATGGTGTTGGAGTATCTGTAGTCAATGCTTTATCTCAAAGGTTAGAAGCCGAAATAAAAAGAAACGGCGAAATATATCATATTGTTTTTGAAGATGGTTTTAAAGTAAAAGAATTAGAAATAATAGGTACTGTAGGCAAAAAAAATACGGGAACTAAAGTTAGATTTTGGCCAAATAAAAAATACTTTGATGATATAAAAATTAACATAAGGGCTTTAAAAAATTTATTAGAAGCAAAAGCCATCCTCTGTAAAGATCTCACTATAAAATTCTTTTATGAAGCAAAAAAGGAAAATATTACTTGGAACTTTCCTAATGGATTAAAAGATTATTTTCAGCATAAACTTGATGCAGAGACATTACCTCAACAACCTTTCTTTATTGATAATTTTTCTAATGGCGAATCTTACCTAGATGCCATATTCTGCTGGTGTGAGGCTCCTGCTGAAAATATCAAAAACAGTTACGTAAATCTTATACCAACCCCTCAAGATGGAACACATGTAAACGGTTTTAGAAATGGTATTTTTGATGCAATAAAAGCATATACAGAAAATAATAACTTAGGACAAAAGACTATAAAAATAAATGCTAATGATACTTTTGTAAATGTAAACTATGTAATTTCTGTAAAAATAACAAACCCTCAATTTTCTGGTCAAACTAAAGAAAAGCTTTCAAATAAAGATGTTACTTCTTTTGTAGCCAATGCTGTTAGAGATATTCTCATAGTATGGCTTAATCAACACCCCGAAGAAGCTGGACAGATAATTGAAAATGTCTTTAAAGCTGCTCAAAAAAGAATAAATAGTGACAAAAAGACAGCTCGTAAAAGAATAATGTCTTCTTCGATAAGATTACCTGGAAAGCTTACTGACTGTATAAGCTCAGATATAAAAACTACAGAGCTTTTTATAGTTGAGGGAGATTCAGCTGGAGGCTCAGCAAAACAAGCTAGAGATAAAAATTTTCAAGCTGTAATGCCACTAAAAGGAAAAATTCTAAATAGCTGGGAACTTGATGCTGATACAATTATGAGCTCTCAAGAGGTTCACAATATTGCTACAGCCATAGGAGTAGAGCCTGATAATGATGATATATCTGGACTTAGATATAATAAGATCTGTATATTAGCAGATGCTGATTCAGACGGCTTACATATCGCAACTTTGTTATGTGCAATGTTTCTGAAACACTTTAAAAAGCTTATAGAAAATGGACATATATATATTGCAAAACCCCCTCTTTTTAGAATAGATATTGGTAAAAAAACTTTCTATGCCATTGATGAATTCGAAAAAGATGCCATTCTTAACCAGCATGGAAAAAATCTTAAAGCTAACATTATGAGATTCAAAGGGCTTGGAGAAATGAATCCATCCCAACTAAGGGAATCAACGATGGATATAACTTCAAGAAAGTTAGTACAATTAACTTTAGCTTATGATAAAGCCTCTGATAATGAAATGTTAGATAAGCTTTTAGCAAAAAAGAGAGCTAAGGATCGTAGAGAATGGTTAGAACACTATGGTAACTTAGCGACATCTGCAGAAAACTAGCCTCACAATCTGATTTAATAAGCCATAAAAAGTAGCTTAAATTTATCTAAATTGTTAAACTTTTCAAATAATCTAAATTAAATAGAAGCTATGTTATTTCAAAAAAAACTAATTGCTTTAATAATCATTATAATTTCAATTGGATTATCTTTAGAAACTATAATAGCTGCTCATCACTATGAGGCGAGTCCTCTAGATATTGTAAAAAATGAAAAAAACAATCCTTTAGGTCACAAACCATATGCTCAGGTTCTCATAACAGCTAATGAGTGTCACAACTATCAAGTTCTTATAAACGACTTTCCTATATATTCAGACAATAATACTGAAGGAACTATAATTCCTATAAATCCATATATATCAAATGGAACTAATACTTTTTCAATAACATCAGAAAATGGAAGCTATAGAGAAGATAAAATTTGTAAAGTTTCTGTAATTTTTCAAATAAAGAGTACAGATCAAAAAGATAGCGAAGCTTTAGAAATAACTAAATTAGTATTTAATGGATACCCAACAGAAAGTATAAAAGAATCTAGTGAAAAAGAGCTATTAGGATTTAATGGAACTTCATTCGAGAAGGATACAAATGGCTATATATTAGTTAGCAGGCCTAGATTTCAACATGGTGATTTCTATTATGGCTATAACAACGAAACCAAAAAACGTGAATATATGCCTGGAACAAAAATCAGTCAAAATGTAAAACTTCCTATAGATTTAAAAGATTGGAAATGGTTGCATCGTGCCGTGAAGATACAAAATGATTCTCAGACTAAAAAAGAGATTATGGCTATCTACAAAGAAATTTGGGCTGATATACATAGAGGCGACTGGAGTAAACTAGAAAAAATATTTGCCAGTAAAGACAGAAAGCTTAGTGAGGTTTATTATACTAAGATAGACACATCAAATGAGATTAAAAATGAAATTAATAGTGGACATTATGTTAAGGAATTAAATGATGAAACTATTAAAAATGATGTTTTCATAAATATTTATGGAGAGGGTTATGTAGCCGAAGCAACTTTTGCTAATGGTGATAACATATTACAATTTAATGCCCCTTCAGGAACTGCTAGTAACAGTTATAATGTAATTTTTGCCAAAATAGATGGTGAATTTAAAGTAGTTCGCTAATCAAAAAACATATTCTTTGTTTTATCAATAATAAATTTGTTAATTAATTTTAACTTTAGTAGAATTATGCTTAATATTTAAAAATATTTAAAATAAAAATTCTTACAAGGCTCTTCCTACTATGATTTTATTAAAAATTTTCCTTAGAAATTTAATACTTATTATTTCTTTATCTTTTACCTCAACTTTAGCTATAGCCGCTATAGATCCTGTAACAAAAGCAGCATCTCCACTAGAAGCTATAGAAAAAGATAAAAACAACCCTTTAGGTAACAAACCATATGCTGAAGTTGTTATAAACTCTATAGAATGTGATTATCAAGTTCTTATAAATGATATCCCTATATATTCAGATCAAAATGCCGAGGATGTTATTATTCCTGTAAATCAATATATGGACAATTCTGGTACAGTGTTAGCAATTGTTACAAAAACTCAAGATAGGGTCTGTAATATTTCAACAAAATTACAAATTAAGCATGCCGGACAAAGCAATGAAGATGCTTTAGAAATTACAACCTTAAGTCTTGGCAATGATCCCAAATATAGTAGAGATGATTCTACAGCAGCCATGAAATTAATATTTGATGGAAATGACTTTAAACAAAATAAAAATGGCTATATAGTAATAAATAACCCTACATTTGAGAATGGTAATGTTTATTATGGATACAATGAGGAAACTAAAAAACGTCAATATATGGACGGTACTAAAATAAGTCAAATCATTAACCTACCTATAAACATACCTCACTGGGATTGGATAAATGGAGAAAAAATAAAAAATAATTCCAAAACTAAAAAAGAAATTATAGCTATTTATGAGCAAATATGGTCAAACATCCGTTTAGAAGATTGGAGTGAGTTAAGAAAAATGTTTGCTTATAAAGATAAAAGCCTTAGTAAAGCCCTTTACTCTAGAGTTGATACTGTAAAAAGCATTAGAGAAGAAATAAACAGTAATCACTATGTTAAGCCTCTAAATAGTGCAACTATAAAGT
This region of Francisella frigiditurris genomic DNA includes:
- a CDS encoding multidrug effflux MFS transporter, whose protein sequence is MNRIKKPSLFILILMVSLGPFGDTIYAPALPEIEKLLHTDYAYVQLTITSYLLGYAVSQLLYGPFSDRYGRKKVILVGSLFFIISSVICLYSHSIDTLIYGRLLQGFGAAAGGVIATVAVKDAFEIEKQGSIFAIMNIAFALAPAIGAIIGVFIQAHVIFLVLLGAALFLFMKVLLFFPETNRNLNKDALKTKHFVRNYLVLFKDHQFVVATLLLGLNISIIYGCLVEIPDILLNKLHLDKIKFLHFLILIVSAVIIGSLICARLSKSVPYKNLITTGMLISLLSGFLCSIIFKYLDGMWLMFGLTFVLSLTFVGVSFTVPLLTPIALENFNATAGAASSIMGFSQMGIASLTTAIMSQLTFGTETTLSLAFIILPLIGLLIFIPYSCYFLKK
- the parE gene encoding DNA topoisomerase IV subunit B — encoded protein: MQDYSAKSLEVLTGLEPVKKRPGMYTNTENPNHLIQEIVDNSVDEVLAGFADKIEINLYNDGSIEVIDNGRGMPVDIHPEHQMSGIELIMTKLHSGGKFNNKNYTHSGGLHGVGVSVVNALSQRLEAEIKRNGEIYHIVFEDGFKVKELEIIGTVGKKNTGTKVRFWPNKKYFDDIKINIRALKNLLEAKAILCKDLTIKFFYEAKKENITWNFPNGLKDYFQHKLDAETLPQQPFFIDNFSNGESYLDAIFCWCEAPAENIKNSYVNLIPTPQDGTHVNGFRNGIFDAIKAYTENNNLGQKTIKINANDTFVNVNYVISVKITNPQFSGQTKEKLSNKDVTSFVANAVRDILIVWLNQHPEEAGQIIENVFKAAQKRINSDKKTARKRIMSSSIRLPGKLTDCISSDIKTTELFIVEGDSAGGSAKQARDKNFQAVMPLKGKILNSWELDADTIMSSQEVHNIATAIGVEPDNDDISGLRYNKICILADADSDGLHIATLLCAMFLKHFKKLIENGHIYIAKPPLFRIDIGKKTFYAIDEFEKDAILNQHGKNLKANIMRFKGLGEMNPSQLRESTMDITSRKLVQLTLAYDKASDNEMLDKLLAKKRAKDRREWLEHYGNLATSAEN